One part of the Vibrio ponticus genome encodes these proteins:
- a CDS encoding OsmC family protein, whose product MATEKFFHVGELNAEQPQPTQYEPSKFAKARHPEPYRFEVNLTAEAGDMQKKTGVVSVNIPGFSPVKLYCDEQPPVGNDTAPPPLAFFSAGIGFCLMTHLTDILNARKIQVDSLKLEQRIVFKTNLGHMRDHGYMTDGGCDIVETHVIIESPEPEEKIKDLLNEAENGCMAHYALRNPIPWSTRLVYNGEEVISRSGN is encoded by the coding sequence ATGGCAACAGAAAAGTTTTTCCACGTGGGTGAATTAAACGCAGAGCAACCCCAACCGACTCAATATGAACCATCAAAGTTTGCGAAAGCGCGTCATCCAGAGCCTTATCGTTTTGAAGTAAACTTAACCGCTGAAGCGGGTGATATGCAGAAAAAAACCGGCGTCGTATCCGTCAACATTCCCGGTTTTAGCCCAGTCAAACTCTATTGCGATGAACAGCCACCAGTGGGTAATGATACCGCTCCGCCGCCGCTTGCGTTCTTTTCTGCGGGAATTGGTTTCTGTTTGATGACACATTTAACCGACATTTTGAATGCACGTAAAATCCAAGTGGATTCACTGAAGTTAGAGCAACGTATTGTGTTTAAAACTAATCTAGGTCACATGCGCGACCACGGTTACATGACCGATGGCGGTTGTGACATCGTTGAAACACACGTGATCATTGAAAGCCCTGAGCCAGAAGAGAAGATCAAAGATCTGCTCAATGAAGCGGAAAATGGCTGTATGGCACACTATGCATTGCGAAATCCAATTCCTTGGTCAACTAGACTGGTTTATAACGGAGAAGAAGTAATTAGCCGTAGTGGTAACTAG